Proteins from one Limanda limanda chromosome 9, fLimLim1.1, whole genome shotgun sequence genomic window:
- the ddah1 gene encoding N(G),N(G)-dimethylarginine dimethylaminohydrolase 1 isoform X3 — protein sequence MKAALKDLNLNIVEMTDETATLDGGDVLFTGQEFFVGLSKRTNQRGAEILADAFKDYAVSTVPVQEGLHLKSFCSMGGPGLIVIGSSEPAQKALKIMQQMSDHRYDKLTVPDDHAANCVYMNLPELGHVLLHCTAEEFPESAKVFEKLKDYTLIPLANSEKVKVDGALTCCSVLINKKSSN from the exons ATGAAGGCAGCTCTGAaggatctgaacctgaacatcgTTGAGATGACGGATGAAACTGCCACGCTGGACGGAGGAGACGTGCTTTTCACAG GTCAAGAGTTCTTTGTGGGCCTTTCCAAGCGGACCaatcagagaggagcagagatccTGGCTGATGCATTTAAG gactACGCTGTGTCCACGGTGCCCGTGCAGGAGGGTCTGCACCTGAAGAGCTTCTGCAGCATGGGGGGACCCGGCCTCATCGTCATCGGCTCCAGTGAACCGGCACAGAAAGCTCTCAAA ATCATGCAGCAGATGAGCGACCATCGCTACGACAAGCTGACGGTGCCCGACGACCACGCCGCCAACTGCGTCTACATGAACCTGCCGGAGCTGGGCCACGTGCTGCTGCACTGCACGGCCGAGGAGTTTCCAGAGAGCGCCAAG GTGTTTGAGAAGCTGAAGGACTACACCCTCATCCCTCTGGCCAACAGCGAGAAGGTGAAAGTGGACGGAGCCCTCACCTGCTGCTCGGTGCTCATCAACAAGAAGAGCAGCAACTGA